The sequence TCAATAAAAGTCATAGAAAAGTCAGTGTTTATTAAATATTAACAATTGTTAAATACACCATATgaaaaccacacatacacacgtatcTCTGAGTACCTGGCAgacatctcagcttggatgtctgCCCACCACTTCAAGCTCAACCTTGACAAGATGGAACAGCTCTTCCTCCCAGGGAAGGCCTACCCCGCTCcaaggttcatgctctacaacatccgtagagtacgacccttaCTCACACAAGAAGCGGAGCAGGCCTTAATCCACGCAGTTGTCATTTCCCGTCTAGACTTCTGAAGCGCTCtgttggctgtctgtctggctcccctcctgtgccatcaaacccctgaaaCTTATCTAGAACGCTGCAGTCcgccaagttctcccatgtctccAAGCTCCTcggcacactccactggcttccagtcaaagttcgtatccactacaagaccatgatggttgcctacagagcagcaaagtgaactgcccctccctaccttcaggctatgctcaaatccTACACCCCAATCCAAGCACTCCATTCTGGCACCTTTGGTCTCTTTACCGCCCCACCCTTACAAGTGGTCAGCTCTTGCTCAgaccagtcaaagctcttctctgtcctgacaCCCCAATgatggaaccagcttccccctgaagctagaacAGCAGAGTCCCTTCCAAAAAGGAATGAGTcttcctactagcactgactttgctggtaAGTACTTTAAGGAAATGTACTTGCTACGACAGTGTTACGTGGTTATTTAGCCCAGCTTTCTTAAAATGAATGCATTAACTGTAATTCACTGTGGATAAGAGTGCCTGctaaaatgtacatttaaaatATGTCTCAATCTGTTTGAACATCATATAgcctacacagtacaaacacaatatGTAACAGACTTTTTAGGCTTATATAGGCCTTATATATCACAATGTCTGGATGCAATATTCTACCCAGGAATATTCAACACTGAAATATGTTCATCTCACTATTCTAAATGCACCTGTGGATATTTTCTGCTGACAATGAAAATGAATCTTTAATGCAGGATTTGATCTAAACGTCAGAAGCTATGGAGTGGAATGGTTACTTTCTATGTTATAGAGTGGAATGTTTTTTCTGCCTGTGTATCCTGAGGTatctcctctctgagaacctcttcctgCAGCGCAAACAGGCAAACAGCCTTTTTCCTGTGTGGACCTTCAGATGCATCTTTAGCTTGTTCTAGTGGGTGAACCTCATCTGACACTTGGTAGAGctgaagggtttctcccctgtgtggaccctctggtgcctcttcaggttgcAGGCCTGGCTGAAGGACatatgacactgggtacagctgaagggtttcacccctgtgtggaccctctggtgggtCTTTACATTCTGGAggcagctgaagcctttgttacagaacatgcagaggaaccgtttctctttactaCTGCCTGATGTTGCTCCCCCTCCCTGAGCCTGGGCTCTAACCCTGTTGTTTGAGTTCAATAGCTCATCAAAAAGGACATGGCGGCCATGTGAATTGAAAGGCCCCATCAACGTGGACACTGGGTCTCGATCCCTGAGTGTGTGTAAAGGGGAGTGGGTCGCGACATTTGGATTTGTCTCTAAGCTTTCCCTGTACTCTAAGAAATCTCTGCCTTGTGAGTGTCCTTCTCCTAAGTGAGTCTCATCCACATTCCATGTGGGAGGAGCATCACCCTCCACTTTCAGTCACTTCATCAATGACTATAACCTCTTATCTAGGCACCCTTCATAGTACACACTACTACTGTAGTGGTTCCAGTCTCCTCTAGACAGATCAGTGTGTGTCTCTAAACCCAAGGATATGTTGCCAGAGTCCATCTCTGTAGTGTAAGAACAAGACAGATCACTGCCAGCCTTTAACACGTCACCTGAGTCTCGATGGGAATGAACAGTCCTCAGGCTCGGGTTACCGTAAAGTAAATAATCTGAGCTGAGAACAGGACAGCCCAGTCGCCCCAGCCCCTCTGGGTCTGACCTGTGGTCAGATCCTGTGTGTAAAAGTCTTTGTGTTACAATTAAAGTCTATGTGTCCGTCTCTGACTTGAGGACGGCGTTCGgcgttccactgacctccgtgatTCTGCTTCGGGTCCTGGGCGCGATGGCGGTGAGGTCCTCCGTGGCTACATGGGACGCtccagtctggatgtctctgctgtgccgtgggtcctcctctccttcagacctCTCCAGCTTCACCCCAGTGACTGCAGCCTCTGCAGACTGACACAAGGAGATGTTATTATTACCAGTAAATTTGTTTAATTGGATAACAATATCTAAGTTTCACAAGTTCCCATATGTTAGATATAAGAATGTACATGTAAGCAAATTAATAGCCGAGGGGAGCCTTTCTGAAATAAACGGGCCACATTCGATGCACTGTAATTTCTtatgttacactgttacactaaCCTGTATCACGATAAcatgctgggttgaggttccactcccctcatcaacagtgattggttggtcatctctaAACGTGTTATGTCCTGCTGGCTTCGCAAAGCTCCTGTGGCCTCGAGTGAGATGTCCTTCGCCTGAAAGTGTGATTGGGGGAAATTAGTGGTTAAATTAGGTACTGTCAATGCTCAATTGTACACTGTTGGAACTGTCTAGGATGGAAGGTGACACTTCTTGTAACTTCCATAACTATTTATTGTTCCATGCATATTATGTTTAATTGAGTTTGACAACACGACATTCAGTAAATCAAGAATCTGGTTACAATATTATATAGAATATGATAttttgttaaaaaataaataaataaataaataaacatttgcaAGATGACTAGGTAAACAGGGTAAATATTGCATACTATCCAAACACTAAACAAAATCCAATTCTTGGTCACACATCTGAACATGCGCAGAGAGGAACGGGGCGACAGCCTCGGCCTTGTGCAACATCAAAATGTACCCcttgccattcctctgtatcggtcgaggagtttcacactactgggacgactggTGAGGACGCGCTCCCGCGCTGTCTTCTCTGCGCGCTCCCGTGCCATCTTCAGTTCCagtagctgtagtttcctccgcaatcCCCTGTTTTCTTTatggctttgagttatttccaaacgaaccactgcatagtcgtcgtccACGATTTTACAGATCTCTGCTAcagctgcattcgctagcacctccatgatggaggctatttgagtgtgaaaaaccatacagttagccattgttagcagctagctagctagaaaacATATATCGTCCTGTCGACAACGCGAATTAAAGACTACCAGGTGTAAATATGTGACGCTGTGCAGTCGAGGGATTCATATTGAGTTCCAGGGTGTTAATAAACGTCTAAATAACAATAAAAACGCTAAATGTAAGATTGTTATTGGGTCAATGTTAACTTCCGTTTATACTGACGAATTATTTTTTATTCTTCCTCTCTGGTTTAATGGCTTTCGCAACAATTTGaagtgcatgccgccacctactgtatggGTGGATAAGTTAAACGACAAAAAAAATAACTTCGAAATCAACCTGCTTTTCTGTTCAAATCAAACATTCTAATCAGGTCCCTACACAGGCTGAGAAAAGAGCCTGGGAGGTCGTGCCATCTCCCAACGACAGTATCCTTGCCCGTGCTTCTGCCATGAAATATCGATGCCCCTAATACTTTTCAGCCACAGACAATGATTTATTGGACACTTGAACAATACAATTTAATAAATGTGTCAATAAGTGTTACAAAATCCACCTACACAATGACTGTATCCAGATCTCTTGACTGACGAGGGAACATTTACTGTTGTAAATGTTGTGCATCCACTGGCCCATTAGACTCTCTCCCCAGCTCCACATAGAAGATCTGCTGGACAGCCCTGATCCTTGACACCTCAAACTCTTTCACCCTAACAGGGCACTCATGGAAGTCGGGAATATGATGCCCACCGCAGTTGCAACATTTTACATTCAGACACTTCAATAACATACCCTCCCGTCTGCAAACACTTGAAACGCGCGTTTCCACGAACGCTCTCATGGCGTGGCTTTTATTTATCCGAGGGGAATAAACTCCCAAGTGAAGTAAGTTTCTGAtgaacagtggtgtaaagtacttaagtcatttttgggggtgtctgtactttactatttatatttgactacttttactacaCTACATCACTAAAAAAAAAAGTACGTTTTACTCCATAGATTTTCCGTGACAGTCAAAGTACTCGTCAAAGAATCGCTAGCATGACAGAAAATTGCTCAATTCTGGCCGGCTGTCTAAAcgcatgcttagtttgtaaattaatgttggtgtgcccctggttatccgtaaataaaaaaaacacacaaaccagatggcaccatttttttaaataaaatggaATTTGAATTTATAAGTTCACTTtcaatacttatgtatattttagccattacatttacttttgatacttaagtatatttaaaaccaaatgctttggattttactgggtgacttttacttgagtaattttcaatcaaggtatctttacttttactgaaaTATGACAATTGCATATTGTCAATACTTTCAACAAAAACAACATATATCAAACGCCCACATTGCACGTGTTTGTCCACGGTAGTTCTGTGACTTTATTTGTTTGCTGAAATCCTTACTTTTACAGTAAATGATAATCAAATACACCCACTGACTGTTTGCTCATTGCTGTTGCTCTAAGATGGCAACTAGTGGTGAAGTTCATCAGAAAACTTAtgttatgggtgtaagatggcacagtgatgccatctgttggtaaatgttcattactgcaactcttttgttttaccggggtgcttgagatacccggatgtgttgtcatgtactgaacaagactggttactcgcatcaatgcctctgtctcgtcatttaacattcaaacaaCTTCCTTCACCGTGGAGTTAAGTCCGCTAATATATCCCAGCTTTACATGGTCGGGAGATACTCTTAATAAACAACAGTAATACAGATCAAATTTGCTCGGTTTTCCCCATCCACCATACGGGTCAAGAGACGTACATGAACTACACCTGGACTTTTCACCCTGAGATACTAATGTCGCGATGCCAGAGATGATACTTTTACCGTTGCCCTGTTCTGAAAAATCAAAGCTGTCCACTTCATGGGTAGATGATTTCGCGAGCCACGATGCACGCTCCTTTTGCCCTTTAGATATACGACTCCTGGTTACTGACTGCATCCACTTATTCACCACCCTGACTCCAAAATAGTTTCCAAAGTGAACATCCTCATCCCAAAAACTTGATCCAAAAATAAACGATTCATCAGACTCACTTTCCACAACAATTTGAGCTCTTTTCGTTCCATTCTTAGACTTCACTGTTGTCCACTCATCCTTCTCAGTACTGTACTGGACGCACTTTCAGCTTTAAATAGCACTTGCGCTCGCTCTCCAGCGTCTCACCAACGGCTTTCTTCAGTAATCTGGTTTACCTCATAGCAGCGCAAAGGGtgtggttaaataaaaaggtctGCGCGCTGTTCTTTGAAATAAGGTGCCGCTTAGAAAGAACAGTGTGTTAGCAAGAATATAGTAGAAAATAATCAAATTACTATTCCATTTACATCACCTCAGTAAAGTAAATATTCAACTATACTTTTCTAGCTTAGGTTCACTGTCTCtctaaaaacatgtatttacacAAGACTGTTTCAAATGATAAGTTACCAAAGGGTTAATGAGGGGTATGTGGTTAATTACCCCCCTTACCCTAAGACACTTCACATGATAACTATAATATGTCAGCGCTAAAGAATAGTTCCCAGATATCCACTGTGTACATCTCAAGCCACACTGCCACAATTTCTCCCTGTTGTGGACACTCCTGTGTCTGGTAAGGTTAGTCAGGAAGGAGAAGCTCTAACATCGTTTGCACTTGAAGGGCCTCTCATTGGTGTGAACGGTCTGGTGCATCTTCACATAGTTTGCCTCAGCAAAGCGCTTCCCACACTTAGGGCAGGCGTACAGGTTGACAGTATCTGTCCAAATGCTCGGCCTCCCACGTTATGACTCAATGACACCAGAGGTAGCAGCAGCCACCACCCTCAGGTGGTTAGTATTTGACCTCCCTCCTTGACCTCTAGCCATTGTTTGGGTGTTGTTGGGATTGTGTGCCGTGTTATAGGCTAGGTACCTCTCATGGTGAACGCTCAACCTGACCCTGTCTGTATTTGTGGGGTAACCATGcactgagactgtgaagagaatgttctgggctgcagactggatccctgactggagcttctgtctctctgatgaccaccaggactgaGGTTGTTCAGTCCACCTGTCCACTGGTTGTGTTCCGTGTGGTGGTGGAGTCTCTGTCAATCGTGGTTGGGTCCTTGTTCTGACTCGGGAAGGAAAAGCGAAGGCTTCTGATCAAGGGCCAGGGATTTTGACCAGCCACTTCAGAGGCTCAGTCTCTCCCGCAAGCAACACCAGATATCAGCAGGTCCTCATGGACTGCAGACTGTAAACACATATTGTACAGAAAAGTATAAAGCTTTATATAAGAAAATCTTTGCTGTACACACAAACATGATATTTTAAAACCATAGTCAAGCCCatctctaacactgtgattcaAGAACCTAACAATATGAAGCTATTGGAGTTCattataaaaaatatacaaaagtgTCAATTTAAGAATTAAGTATAATGTTTTGGTTTGACTGAGATAAGGAAAACTCAGTCCCTgcaatgacaaaaaaaatacagagTCAGTCAGCACACAGTCAAATGGTCAAACACTCACATAACTTGAAGTACAGTACTTTTATTGTACAAAACGATACGTGACATGTACAATAACTTTTCTCACTATGGTAACACGACCTTTTCTGTAAATCTGGTACCCTTGTTTTGTTAAAATGAATTT is a genomic window of Oncorhynchus tshawytscha isolate Ot180627B linkage group LG11, Otsh_v2.0, whole genome shotgun sequence containing:
- the LOC112232437 gene encoding uncharacterized protein LOC112232437, yielding MANCMVFHTQIASIMEVLANAAVAEICKIVDDDYAVVRLEITQSHKENRGLRRKLQLLELKMARERAEKTARERVLTSRPSSVKLLDRYRGMARGEGHLTRGHRSFAKPAGHNTFRDDQPITVDEGSGTSTQHVIVIQSAEAAVTGVKLERSEGEEDPRHSRDIQTGASHVATEDLTAIAPRTRSRITEDLTTGQTQRGWGDWAVLFSAQIIYFTVTRA